The Armatimonadota bacterium region CACGCTCTACAAGAGGGACGTGCATTACGTGGTGCGTGATGGCGAGGTGGTGATCGTCGACGAGTTCACCGGTCACTTGCAGCCCGGACGGCGCTATTCCGACGGTCTGCACCAGGCCATCGAGGCCAAGGAGCACGTGCGTGTCGAAGAAGCCCGACAGACCGTAGCGACCATCACGTACCAGAACTTCTTCCGACTGTACAAGAAACTGGCGGGCATGACGGGCACCGCAAAGACAGAAGAAGCAGAGTTCGTTCGCATCTATAACATGCCCGTGGTTGTGGTCCCAACCAATCGTCCCGTTGCCCGCAAGGACTTCCCTGACATCGTCTTCAAGACCGCCGAGGCCAAGCAGCGCGCCATCGTCAGCGACATTCTCCAGGCATATATCCGCGAGCAGCCGACCCTTGTGGGCACCCGGTCGGTTGAGTTCAGCGAGTACGTGAGCAGTCGCCTGGCCGCCGAGCCTCTGCAGATGCATGTCCTTGTGGACCTGTGCATCCACCGCATCTACGAAGGCGCCGATGTCAAGCTGACCAAAGAAACCCGGCAGCAGTACCTCAACGCCCTGCGGGTTCCCGTGGAGCGCCAGGACCGCTACGCTCTGCGGCCCATCGCAAGGGAACTGGGCGTGGACATGAAGCCCGACGCCGAATCCAACATTGCCGAGTATCTGCGCATCCTGCGAGTGGTGGATGACTCCACCCCGGCTGATCTGCGCGAGAAGTACGCCGAACGGCTGAAGCTGGCTCTCGTGGAAGGCGTGCCTCACAATGTGCTGAACGCCAAGTACCACGAGAAGGAGGGCGAGATCATCGCCCAGGCCGGCCGGCCGGGTGCGGTTACCGTCGCCACCAACATGGCGGGGCGCGGTGTGGACATTGTTCTTGGCGGCAAGCCGGACGACGGCCGGAAGTTCGACCCCGAACTGCAGGAGAAAGTCAAGGCTCTCGGCGGTCTGCACATTATCGGCACCGAACGCCACGAGAGCCGGCGCATTGATAACCAGCTGCGCGGACGCTCGGGCCGCCAGGGAGACCCGGGAAGCTCGCGATTCTACGTGTCTCTCGAAGACGAACTGATGCGGCTGTTCGGCCCGGAGCGCTTCGGTTTCTTCCTCAATTCCTGGCCCGAGGAAGAGGCTATCGAGCACAAGATCGTCACCCGCAGCATCGAGCGCGCCCAGGAAAAGGTGGAGATGCGGAACTTCGACATCCGCAAGCACACCCTCAAGTACGACGACGTCATGAACAAGCAGCGCGAGGTGATCTACGGAGACCGCCGTCGGGTGCTCATGGGCGAGGACATCAGCGAGAGTGTCCTGAACATGGTCCGGCGCACGGTGAACGGCGTCGTGGACACGTATGCAAGCATGCAGATCCACGCCGAGGACCGGGACATCGATAGCCTGTACGCAGCCCTGATCGAAGCCGTGCCGGGCCTGGAAGAACGCCTCACCGTCGACGACGTGTGGGACATGAATGGCCCGCATCTTGCCGAAGACCTAGCGGAGGCAGCGGTCAGCTTCTACAAGGAGCGCGAGGCGCTCATCGGCCCGGAGCTCATGCGCCAGATCGAGCGCGGCTGGCTCCTGCGCATCATCGACACACGCTGGATGCAGCACCTGCAGGAGATGGACTACCTGCGAGACAGCGTGGGACTTCGGGCTTACGGGCAACTGGATCCGCTCCTGCAGTACCAGAAGGAAGCCTTCGAGTATTTCGAGGCCCTCCTGGATCACGTGGCCCGGGATATGACCCGCGCGGTGTTGACGACGGAGGTTGTGGTGGAACAGCGCGCGATGGAAGTCAAGGACATGGAAGAAAGTACGCCCATGACGGAAGCGGCGGAAGATCACCGCGGCCGATCACGCACCGTCGTCAAGGAGAAGGAGCCGGGCCGCAACGACCCGTGTCCCTGCGGCAGCGGATTGAAGTACAAGAAATGTTGTATGAACAAGGTGAAGGCCTGAGGCCGTGAGCCGCCGGTGGGATAGGAAATCCTGTCCGCCGTCGCCTTTCACCGCGAGGGGCGGGCGTCTCGCCCGTCAGATGTTCGCCTTTAGCCGTCTGCAGGGGCGACCGCTGCAATCACACCAAAATCTCACCGGGTGGAGGGAACACCCATGCTGATGGAAATCCGCGACGAGCTATCACAACTGCGCGACTCCCTTGATGAAATGGGGAATCGTCTTTGACCTGGCCCAGCGCCGGGCTGATCTCGAACAACTCGAGAAGGTGACTGAAGAGCCGGGATTCTGGGACGACCCCGAGTCCGCACAGAAGCACATGCAGAAGATCAACCAGCTCAAGCAGTTCGTGGAGCCCTGGGGCGTGTTGCGCCAGGAGATCGAGGATCTAGAAACTCTCGCGCAGCTGGCTGTCGAAGAAGGAGACGAAGGCCTGGAGGCGGAGCTCAGCGAGGGCCTGGAGAAGGCCCGGCGCGACCTGAGGGACCTGGAACTCGCCACGGTCCTCAGCGGTCCGTATGATCAGAACAATGCGATCATCACTATCACCGCCGGAGCCGGTGGGACGGAAGCTTGCGACTGGGCCGAGATGCTTCTGCGCATGTACGGCTTCTGGGCCGAAAACTTCCGCAAGTACAAGTTCGATGTCATCAACTATGTGGAAGGCGACTCGGCGGGCATAAGAAATGCAACGGCGAAGGTGGAGGGGCCCATGGCCTTCGGCTACCTGAAAGCCGAGGCCGGGGTTCACCGGCTCGTGCGCATCTCGCCGTATGACAGCTCAAAGCGTCGGCACACCAGCTTCGCATCGGTGGACGTCATCCCGGAAATCGCCGAGGGCGAAGGGGTGCCGATTAAAGAAGAGGACCTTCACATTGATACATACCGGTCCAGCGGCGCGGGCGGACAGCATGTGAACAAGACGGACTCGGCGGTGCGCATCAAACATATTCCCACCGGGATCGTGGTACAATGTCAGAATGAAAGATCGCAACATGCGAACCGCCGGGCAGCCATGCAGGTACTCCAGGCGCGGCTCAATGAACTTGAGCGGCGTAAGCAGAGTCAAGAACTTGAGGGACTGCGCGGCGAGAAAGGTGAAATCTCCTTCGCCAACCAGATCCGCAGTTACGTATTGCAGCCGTACACGATGGTGAAAGATCATCGCACGAACGTGGAGAAGTCGGATGTCGAAGGGGTGCTCAACGGCGACATCGACGACTTCATCAAGGCCTATCTGCAGTGGCTTGCGGGCCAAGGGGGTGAGGGGCAATGAAGACCCTTCACTGGCTGACCGCGGCGATCATCACGATGGCGGTCGTGCTCACTCTGCCGGGGGCGCTGGCGGATGGCACCACCAGCACGACGCTCACAACCGTGGGGATCGACGCGGAAGAGACGACATTCGGCGACCTGACCACTGACGCGATTTCCGACGCCGCGGGCACGACGCTGGCGATGGCGCCTGCCGTGGTTTTCAAGCCCGGCGAGATCGCGCCCGGCAAGGTGACGCAGACGGCGATCGCCCAGTTGCTCCACGATCCGGAGGAGAAGTGGGCGGTCCTTGTCCTCACGGGAAGCCAGATCCGCGCGGCAATGGAGCGCTCCGTGTCCTTCGCGCCCACACCCCGGGTCTTCTTTCTCCAGGTCTCCGGCCTGACCGTGGTGTATGACCCGAACGCGCCCCGGGGCCGGAAGGTGAAGTCCATCAACGCGGGCTTCGCGCCTTTGGATGACGCGGCAAGCTACGAAGTAGCGATGCCCGAAAGCCTGGCTGAAGGCGGGTCCGGATACTTCACAATCTTCGGCGATGCTAATCGTGTCCGCACCGGCACGCGGGGTCTCGCCGATGAGATCGCCAACTACGTGACGAAGCGCGGCTCGGTAAGCTACACCGGCCAGGGCAGGATCGTGGTCGGGGGCTGAGTCTCTGCCCCGGGTTGAAACCCTGGGCTGTGGGCCTTCGGCCAAT contains the following coding sequences:
- a CDS encoding peptide chain release factor 2 (programmed frameshift), with amino-acid sequence MLMEIRDELSQLRDSLDEMGIVFDLAQRRADLEQLEKVTEEPGFWDDPESAQKHMQKINQLKQFVEPWGVLRQEIEDLETLAQLAVEEGDEGLEAELSEGLEKARRDLRDLELATVLSGPYDQNNAIITITAGAGGTEACDWAEMLLRMYGFWAENFRKYKFDVINYVEGDSAGIRNATAKVEGPMAFGYLKAEAGVHRLVRISPYDSSKRRHTSFASVDVIPEIAEGEGVPIKEEDLHIDTYRSSGAGGQHVNKTDSAVRIKHIPTGIVVQCQNERSQHANRRAAMQVLQARLNELERRKQSQELEGLRGEKGEISFANQIRSYVLQPYTMVKDHRTNVEKSDVEGVLNGDIDDFIKAYLQWLAGQGGEGQ
- a CDS encoding 5'-nucleotidase C-terminal domain-containing protein, with amino-acid sequence MKTLHWLTAAIITMAVVLTLPGALADGTTSTTLTTVGIDAEETTFGDLTTDAISDAAGTTLAMAPAVVFKPGEIAPGKVTQTAIAQLLHDPEEKWAVLVLTGSQIRAAMERSVSFAPTPRVFFLQVSGLTVVYDPNAPRGRKVKSINAGFAPLDDAASYEVAMPESLAEGGSGYFTIFGDANRVRTGTRGLADEIANYVTKRGSVSYTGQGRIVVGG
- a CDS encoding SEC-C domain-containing protein codes for the protein MGSLWAAILGAFDPNTKIIKRMRRRVEDINALEPQMQALADEDFPRKIQELRDRIQNGESLDDILPESFALTREAARRVLGERPFDVQLIGGMVLHEGKIAEMKTGEGKTLTATLPLVLNALSGKGAHLVTTNDFLVKWQAQWMGQVYGFLGLTVGYIQHDMSPEQRIEMYSRDITYVENSELGFDYLRDNMAGHPSQLCLPELNYAIVDEVDSILIDEARTPLIISGRPQQTVQFYEAVDRVVRRLRPSTNQDNKDETPDGDYIVDEKFHQAALTEKGQEKVEQMLGISNLSDPEYLDIAHHVNASLKAHTLYKRDVHYVVRDGEVVIVDEFTGHLQPGRRYSDGLHQAIEAKEHVRVEEARQTVATITYQNFFRLYKKLAGMTGTAKTEEAEFVRIYNMPVVVVPTNRPVARKDFPDIVFKTAEAKQRAIVSDILQAYIREQPTLVGTRSVEFSEYVSSRLAAEPLQMHVLVDLCIHRIYEGADVKLTKETRQQYLNALRVPVERQDRYALRPIARELGVDMKPDAESNIAEYLRILRVVDDSTPADLREKYAERLKLALVEGVPHNVLNAKYHEKEGEIIAQAGRPGAVTVATNMAGRGVDIVLGGKPDDGRKFDPELQEKVKALGGLHIIGTERHESRRIDNQLRGRSGRQGDPGSSRFYVSLEDELMRLFGPERFGFFLNSWPEEEAIEHKIVTRSIERAQEKVEMRNFDIRKHTLKYDDVMNKQREVIYGDRRRVLMGEDISESVLNMVRRTVNGVVDTYASMQIHAEDRDIDSLYAALIEAVPGLEERLTVDDVWDMNGPHLAEDLAEAAVSFYKEREALIGPELMRQIERGWLLRIIDTRWMQHLQEMDYLRDSVGLRAYGQLDPLLQYQKEAFEYFEALLDHVARDMTRAVLTTEVVVEQRAMEVKDMEESTPMTEAAEDHRGRSRTVVKEKEPGRNDPCPCGSGLKYKKCCMNKVKA